A stretch of the Mycobacterium sp. ITM-2016-00317 genome encodes the following:
- a CDS encoding YitT family protein, protein MPALGRAALRGAALLAGLCGYGISMAMMVRSGLGLDPWDVFHQGLSERTGMTIGTASAVVGVAVLLAWIPLRNRPGIGTVANVVVIAISVDVALMLIPTPASLPVRTALMVAAVVLNAVSTVLYIGAGLGPGPRDGLMTGLVVRTGRSVRTIRTSIEVSVLAVGWVLGGTVGVGTVVYALGIGPLVQLFVRLTPRRILAVSGWAPVSSARRGADDGEHTPVTGVACG, encoded by the coding sequence GTGCCGGCGCTGGGACGCGCCGCGCTACGCGGTGCGGCGCTACTGGCCGGGCTGTGCGGCTACGGGATCTCGATGGCGATGATGGTCCGCAGCGGCCTCGGTCTGGACCCGTGGGACGTGTTCCACCAGGGTCTGTCCGAACGGACCGGCATGACGATCGGAACGGCCTCGGCGGTGGTCGGGGTGGCGGTGCTGCTGGCCTGGATCCCGCTGCGCAACCGGCCCGGCATCGGCACCGTCGCCAATGTCGTGGTGATCGCGATCAGCGTCGACGTCGCGCTGATGCTGATCCCGACCCCGGCGTCGCTGCCCGTGCGCACCGCGCTGATGGTCGCGGCAGTGGTGCTCAACGCCGTCAGCACCGTGCTCTACATCGGCGCCGGGCTGGGCCCCGGTCCGCGGGACGGGCTGATGACCGGTCTGGTGGTGCGCACCGGCCGGTCGGTACGCACCATCCGCACCTCGATCGAGGTCTCGGTGCTGGCGGTCGGGTGGGTGCTCGGCGGGACCGTCGGGGTCGGCACCGTCGTCTACGCCCTCGGTATCGGACCGTTGGTACAGCTGTTCGTGCGGCTGACACCGCGGCGGATCCTGGCCGTCAGCGGTTGGGCCCCGGTGAGTTCGGCGCGCCGGGGCGCCGACGACGGGGAGCACACGCCGGTCACCGGCGTCGCCTGCGGTTGA
- a CDS encoding NUDIX hydrolase, with amino-acid sequence MTPQDPLVPRPAATVMLVRDTPDGIKIFLMRRHSAMDFVAGVMVFPGGGVDDRDRNADIAWHGPDRNWWAQRFGVDPELAEALVCAAARETFEESGVLFAGAADDPDLLVDDASVYREQRAALEDKSLSFGEFLRSEKLMLRADLLRPWANWVTPKEERTRRYDTYFFVGALPQGQRADGDNTETDKAGWITPQEALDDFADGRSFLLPPTWTQLDALNGRTVAEVLAVERRIVAVEPSLAAEQGGNWEIEFFNSERYNAARNRRAPQGYTDGAPLA; translated from the coding sequence ATGACCCCTCAGGACCCACTGGTGCCCCGCCCGGCCGCGACGGTGATGCTGGTGCGCGACACCCCTGACGGGATCAAGATCTTCCTGATGCGCAGGCATTCGGCGATGGACTTCGTCGCCGGGGTGATGGTCTTTCCCGGCGGCGGGGTCGACGACCGCGACCGCAATGCCGACATCGCGTGGCACGGTCCCGACCGCAACTGGTGGGCGCAGCGCTTCGGCGTGGACCCCGAACTCGCCGAGGCGCTGGTGTGCGCGGCGGCCCGGGAGACCTTCGAGGAGTCGGGCGTGCTGTTCGCCGGTGCGGCCGACGACCCCGACCTGCTCGTCGACGACGCGTCGGTGTACCGCGAGCAACGGGCCGCGCTGGAGGACAAGTCGCTGTCGTTCGGCGAGTTCCTGCGCTCGGAGAAGCTGATGCTGCGCGCTGACCTGCTGCGGCCGTGGGCGAACTGGGTCACGCCGAAGGAGGAGCGCACCCGCCGCTACGACACCTACTTCTTCGTCGGGGCGCTGCCGCAGGGCCAACGGGCCGACGGCGACAACACCGAGACCGACAAGGCCGGCTGGATCACCCCGCAGGAAGCGCTCGACGACTTCGCCGACGGGCGCAGCTTCCTGCTGCCCCCGACCTGGACCCAACTGGACGCGCTCAACGGTCGCACCGTCGCCGAGGTGCTCGCCGTCGAGCGCAGGATCGTCGCGGTGGAGCCGTCACTGGCCGCCGAGCAGGGCGGCAACTGGGAGATCGAGTTCTTCAACAGCGAGCGCTACAACGCCGCGCGCAACCGGCGGGCCCCGCAGGGATACACCGACGGGGCGCCACTCGCGTGA
- a CDS encoding PLP-dependent aminotransferase family protein translates to MTATMANRSLDVDLLARELGNWRTSSRTGPAYHGLADAIRLLIVDGRIPVGARLPSERALADTLRVSRTTVTSAYSQLRDDGYLHARRGARSTTALPLSPSRAAPVAAPTANLAAATLAAPAAIVSRAFAEASGQLTPYLHAFGIELAGVPPLREAIAERYCARGLPTEPDEIMVTTGALHAIGLILATFTQPDDRVLVEQPTYHGALATMATRGLRPVPVAMAPDGWELDAVEAAVRQVAPALAYLIPDNHNPTGMTLPPAGRARLAHIIRETRTRTIVDETITDMWLDEQVPAPFAASMTTRRDLVLTVGSMSKSFWGGLRIGWIRGDRGSLATIAALRPSIDMGTPILEQLAAARLLAAEDEVLPERRELLRARRALLLDLLAEHLPDWQPAPGTGGLSLWVRLPAPMSSALSAAASRLGLEIPPGPRFGVDGTLERFIRVPYALPDAELVGAVELLAQAWRTVTGLTPSEPAVVVV, encoded by the coding sequence ATGACCGCGACGATGGCGAACCGCTCGCTCGATGTGGACCTTTTGGCCCGCGAGCTGGGCAACTGGCGGACATCCAGTCGTACTGGACCTGCGTATCACGGTCTCGCCGACGCCATCCGGCTACTCATCGTCGACGGCCGCATCCCGGTCGGGGCCCGGCTGCCCAGCGAGCGGGCGCTGGCCGACACCCTGCGGGTGTCCCGCACCACGGTGACGTCGGCCTACTCCCAGCTGCGCGATGACGGCTACCTCCACGCGCGGCGCGGCGCCCGCAGCACCACCGCACTTCCGCTGAGCCCGAGCCGGGCGGCGCCGGTCGCCGCACCGACCGCCAATCTGGCCGCGGCCACCCTCGCGGCACCGGCCGCGATCGTGTCGCGGGCCTTCGCCGAGGCCTCCGGCCAGCTCACCCCGTACCTGCACGCGTTCGGCATCGAGCTGGCCGGGGTGCCTCCCCTGCGGGAGGCGATCGCCGAAAGATATTGCGCGCGTGGACTTCCGACCGAACCTGACGAGATCATGGTGACCACCGGGGCATTGCACGCGATCGGCCTGATCCTGGCCACCTTCACCCAGCCCGACGACCGCGTGCTGGTCGAACAACCGACCTACCACGGCGCTCTGGCGACGATGGCCACCCGCGGCCTGCGGCCCGTCCCGGTCGCGATGGCGCCCGACGGCTGGGAACTCGACGCCGTCGAGGCCGCGGTCCGGCAGGTCGCCCCGGCGCTGGCCTATCTGATCCCCGACAACCACAATCCGACCGGCATGACACTGCCGCCCGCGGGGCGCGCCCGGCTGGCGCACATCATCCGCGAGACGCGCACCCGCACCATCGTCGACGAGACCATCACCGACATGTGGCTCGACGAGCAGGTGCCCGCACCGTTCGCGGCGTCGATGACCACCCGGCGCGATCTGGTGCTCACGGTCGGTTCGATGTCGAAGTCGTTCTGGGGCGGCTTGCGGATCGGCTGGATCCGCGGCGACCGCGGTTCCCTGGCCACCATCGCCGCGCTGCGCCCGTCGATCGACATGGGCACCCCGATCCTCGAACAACTCGCCGCGGCAAGGCTTCTGGCCGCCGAGGACGAGGTCCTGCCCGAACGCCGGGAGCTGCTGCGCGCACGCAGGGCGCTGCTGCTGGACCTGCTCGCCGAACACCTTCCGGACTGGCAGCCGGCGCCGGGCACCGGCGGTCTGTCGTTGTGGGTGCGGCTGCCCGCACCGATGAGTTCGGCGCTGTCGGCTGCCGCGTCCCGGCTGGGACTGGAGATCCCGCCCGGGCCGCGCTTCGGGGTCGACGGCACGCTCGAACGCTTCATCCGGGTGCCTTACGCATTGCCGGACGCCGAGCTGGTCGGGGCGGTCGAACTGCTGGCGCAGGCGTGGCGCACGGTCACCGGGCTGACGCCATCGGAACCGGCCGTCGTGGTGGTATGA
- a CDS encoding response regulator transcription factor produces the protein MSALKVVVADDDVLLREGLASLLERSGFEIVGQAGDGVTLLDMVRTQRPALVLTDIRMPPTHTSEGLDAARVIREESPEVGIVVLSAHVDVDHAMELLAGGHAIGYLLKTRVTDVTDFIDTLQRIANGASVVDPALVAELVSARKRDDPLGALSAREREVLTLMAEGLSNAGIGRRLWVTEGTVEKHVRSILTKLNLPETGDDHRRVRAVIMYLETR, from the coding sequence ATGAGCGCGCTGAAGGTTGTCGTCGCCGACGACGATGTGTTGTTGCGCGAGGGGCTGGCCAGTCTTCTGGAGCGCTCCGGCTTCGAGATCGTCGGGCAGGCCGGTGACGGCGTCACGCTGCTGGACATGGTCCGGACGCAGAGGCCGGCGCTGGTGCTGACCGACATCCGGATGCCGCCGACCCACACCAGCGAGGGTCTGGACGCGGCCAGGGTGATCCGCGAAGAGTCCCCCGAGGTCGGCATCGTGGTGCTCTCGGCCCACGTCGACGTCGATCACGCGATGGAGCTGCTGGCCGGCGGCCATGCCATCGGTTACCTGCTCAAGACCCGGGTCACCGACGTCACCGACTTCATCGACACGCTGCAGCGGATCGCCAACGGCGCGTCCGTGGTGGACCCCGCGCTGGTGGCCGAGTTGGTGTCTGCGCGCAAGCGCGACGACCCGCTGGGCGCGCTCAGTGCGCGCGAACGCGAGGTGCTCACCCTGATGGCCGAGGGCCTGTCGAACGCGGGGATCGGGCGCAGGCTGTGGGTGACCGAGGGCACGGTGGAAAAGCACGTGCGCAGCATCCTGACCAAGCTGAACCTGCCCGAAACCGGCGACGACCACCGCCGGGTCCGCGCGGTGATCATGTACTTGGAGACCCGCTGA
- a CDS encoding DUF3349 domain-containing protein, producing the protein MTTKSLFHSVLEWLRAGYPGGVPGPDRVPLLALLRATPLTEEQIKEVIARLTEERSPGAGAGAGQIEADEIAAFIEDVTHHDAGPENVARVAAKLAAAGWPSTGEHRGDPGTDG; encoded by the coding sequence GTGACGACCAAGTCCCTGTTCCACTCCGTTCTGGAATGGCTGCGCGCCGGCTATCCCGGCGGTGTCCCGGGGCCCGATCGCGTTCCGCTGCTGGCACTGTTGCGTGCGACTCCACTGACCGAGGAACAGATCAAGGAGGTCATCGCGCGCCTGACCGAAGAACGGTCACCGGGCGCCGGGGCCGGGGCCGGCCAGATCGAGGCCGACGAGATCGCGGCCTTCATCGAAGACGTCACCCACCACGACGCCGGCCCGGAGAACGTCGCGCGGGTGGCGGCGAAGCTGGCCGCCGCGGGCTGGCCGTCGACCGGCGAGCACCGCGGCGATCCCGGGACGGACGGTTAG
- a CDS encoding enoyl-CoA hydratase has protein sequence MTEFVSTVLAPGDGRRIATLLVSRPPTNALTRQVYRELAEAATALGARDDVSAVVVFGGHEIFSAGTDMTELNTLTAEEAVAAERVSGDAVDALAHLPKPTVAAITGYALGAGLTLALAADWRISGDNVKFGATEILAGRAPAGTGAVRLARAIGQSKARDLVFSGRFVDAREALQLGLIDEMVAPDTVYDAALAWAGRFADYPAEVLAAAKYSFTRDESAAAGGR, from the coding sequence GTGACGGAGTTCGTCAGCACCGTCCTGGCGCCGGGCGACGGGCGCAGGATCGCGACGCTGCTGGTGTCGCGCCCGCCGACGAACGCGCTGACCCGCCAGGTGTACCGCGAGCTGGCCGAGGCCGCGACCGCACTCGGCGCCCGCGACGACGTGTCGGCCGTCGTGGTGTTCGGTGGGCACGAGATCTTCTCCGCAGGCACGGACATGACCGAGCTGAACACGCTGACCGCCGAGGAGGCCGTGGCCGCCGAACGGGTCTCCGGCGACGCGGTGGACGCGCTGGCCCACCTGCCGAAACCGACGGTCGCGGCGATCACCGGCTACGCGCTCGGGGCGGGGCTGACGCTGGCGCTGGCCGCCGACTGGCGGATCAGCGGTGACAACGTGAAGTTCGGCGCCACCGAGATCCTGGCCGGGCGTGCTCCCGCAGGCACCGGTGCGGTGCGTCTGGCCCGCGCGATCGGCCAGAGCAAGGCCAGGGACCTGGTGTTCAGCGGCCGCTTCGTCGACGCGCGCGAGGCGCTGCAGCTGGGGCTGATCGACGAGATGGTGGCGCCGGACACCGTCTACGACGCGGCCCTGGCCTGGGCGGGCCGGTTCGCCGACTACCCGGCCGAGGTGCTGGCAGCAGCCAAGTACTCGTTCACCCGCGATGAGAGCGCGGCCGCCGGCGGACGTTAG
- the ctaD gene encoding cytochrome c oxidase subunit I — protein MVAEAPPIGELEARRPFPARLGPKGNLLYKLITTTDHKLIGMMYCVACFAFFLIGGLMALFMRTELAAPGLQFLSNEQFNQLFTMHGTVMLLFYATPIVFGFANLVLPLQIGAPDVAFPRLNAFSFWLFLFGALIAMGGFITPGGAADFGWTAYSPLTDAIHSPGAGGDLWIMGLAVGGLGTILGGVNMITTVVCMRAPGMTMFRMPIFTWNILVTSILVLLAFPLLTAALLGLAADRHLGAHIYDPANGGVLLWQHLFWFFGHPEVYIIALPFFGIVSEIFPVFSRKPIFGYTTLIYATLGIAALSVAVWAHHMYATGAVLLPFFSFMTFLIAVPTGIKFFNWIGTMWKGQLTFETPMLFSIGFIATFLLGGLSGVLLASPPLDFHVTDSYFVIAHFHYVLFGTIVFATYAGIYFWFPKMTGRLLDERLGKLHFWLTFIGFHMTFLVQHWLGDEGMPRRYADYLASDGFTTLNVVSTIGAFILGASTLPFLWNVFKSWRYGEVVTVDDPWGYGNSLEWATSCPPPRHNFTELPRIRSERPAFELHYPHMVERMRREAHVGRAHGPEDGDVTRIDNENVRT, from the coding sequence TTGGTTGCGGAAGCGCCCCCAATCGGCGAACTCGAGGCACGGCGGCCGTTCCCGGCCCGGCTGGGACCCAAGGGCAACCTGCTCTACAAACTGATCACGACCACCGATCACAAGCTGATCGGCATGATGTACTGCGTCGCTTGCTTCGCGTTCTTCTTGATCGGCGGCCTGATGGCGCTGTTCATGCGGACCGAGCTCGCCGCCCCCGGGCTGCAGTTCCTCTCCAATGAGCAGTTCAACCAGCTGTTCACCATGCACGGCACGGTGATGCTGCTGTTCTACGCGACGCCGATCGTGTTCGGGTTCGCGAACCTGGTGCTGCCGCTGCAGATCGGCGCCCCCGACGTCGCGTTCCCGCGCCTCAACGCGTTCTCGTTCTGGCTCTTCCTGTTCGGCGCGCTGATCGCCATGGGTGGCTTCATCACCCCCGGCGGCGCCGCCGACTTCGGCTGGACCGCGTACTCGCCGCTGACCGACGCCATCCACTCACCCGGCGCGGGCGGTGACCTGTGGATCATGGGTCTGGCCGTCGGCGGTCTGGGCACGATCCTCGGTGGCGTGAACATGATCACCACCGTGGTCTGCATGCGCGCCCCCGGCATGACCATGTTCCGGATGCCGATCTTCACCTGGAACATCCTGGTGACCTCGATCCTGGTGCTGCTGGCCTTCCCGCTGCTGACCGCGGCGCTGCTCGGCCTGGCCGCCGACCGCCATCTCGGCGCGCACATCTACGACCCGGCCAACGGTGGTGTGCTGCTGTGGCAGCACCTGTTCTGGTTCTTCGGCCACCCCGAGGTGTACATCATCGCGCTGCCGTTCTTCGGCATCGTCAGTGAGATCTTCCCGGTGTTCAGCCGTAAGCCGATCTTCGGCTACACCACGCTGATCTACGCGACGCTGGGCATCGCCGCCCTGTCGGTCGCGGTGTGGGCGCACCACATGTACGCCACCGGCGCGGTGCTGCTCCCGTTCTTCTCCTTCATGACGTTCCTCATCGCGGTGCCGACCGGTATCAAGTTCTTCAACTGGATCGGCACGATGTGGAAGGGCCAGTTGACGTTCGAGACACCGATGCTGTTCTCCATCGGCTTCATCGCGACGTTCCTGCTCGGCGGCCTGTCGGGCGTGCTGCTGGCCAGCCCGCCGCTGGACTTCCACGTCACCGACAGCTACTTCGTCATCGCGCACTTCCACTACGTGCTGTTCGGCACCATCGTGTTCGCCACCTACGCGGGCATCTACTTCTGGTTCCCGAAGATGACCGGCCGGCTGCTCGACGAACGCCTGGGCAAGCTGCACTTCTGGCTGACCTTCATCGGCTTCCACATGACCTTCCTGGTCCAGCACTGGCTGGGCGACGAGGGCATGCCGCGCCGCTACGCCGACTACCTGGCCAGCGACGGCTTCACCACGCTGAACGTCGTGTCGACCATCGGCGCGTTCATCCTGGGCGCCTCGACGCTGCCGTTCCTGTGGAACGTGTTCAAGAGCTGGCGTTACGGCGAGGTGGTGACCGTGGATGACCCGTGGGGTTACGGCAACTCGCTGGAGTGGGCGACCAGCTGCCCGCCGCCGCGGCACAACTTCACCGAGCTGCCCCGGATCCGTTCGGAGCGTCCGGCGTTCGAGCTGCACTACCCGCACATGGTCGAGCGCATGCGGCGTGAGGCCCACGTGGGCCGCGCGCACGGTCCCGAGGACGGCGACGTGACGCGGATCGACAACGAGAACGTCCGTACCTGA
- a CDS encoding iron-siderophore ABC transporter substrate-binding protein: protein MLITGVRAGRWVSRSAGLTALATAVVVSALGGCGSSGDTPADGSGTATPTTSVTRIASAGVLGNDRRPDESCAPEPARLDDGPPEREVRNATGHGVTPPIPETTQVRADPQRIVVLSGDQLDALCALGLQSRIVAAALPDGSDAQPAYLGAVVHDLPGAGSRSEPDLDAIRAAEPDLILGSVALTPQDHPELAGIAPTVFTGPGGAAWKDTLRTVGAATGRARAADEVIEEFDRAADRTGQDNDATHFQASVVQFTDTTMRVFGPDSFPGSVLADVGVGRPAAQRFTDKPFVEVGISDEDLGDSPDFSIADGDLLYVSFATAEARERAPEVLGSDAWRRLSANRDGRVFAVNNEVWQTGGNVVAARGILADLRWVNAPIN from the coding sequence GTGCTGATCACGGGAGTGCGGGCAGGCCGCTGGGTCTCCCGGTCGGCGGGACTGACCGCCCTCGCCACCGCGGTCGTGGTGTCCGCGCTGGGCGGCTGCGGATCGTCCGGCGACACACCCGCCGACGGCTCCGGCACGGCGACGCCCACCACCAGCGTGACCCGGATCGCCAGTGCCGGCGTGCTCGGCAACGACCGCAGGCCCGATGAGTCCTGTGCGCCCGAACCGGCGCGCCTGGACGACGGCCCGCCGGAGCGCGAGGTCCGCAACGCGACCGGCCACGGCGTCACTCCCCCGATTCCGGAGACCACGCAGGTGCGGGCCGATCCCCAGCGCATCGTCGTGCTCTCCGGCGACCAGCTCGATGCGTTGTGCGCGCTGGGCCTGCAATCGCGGATCGTGGCCGCGGCGCTGCCCGACGGCTCCGACGCCCAGCCGGCCTACCTCGGCGCCGTCGTCCACGACCTACCCGGCGCCGGAAGCCGCAGCGAGCCCGACCTCGACGCGATCCGGGCGGCCGAACCGGATCTGATCCTCGGCTCGGTGGCGCTGACCCCGCAGGACCATCCCGAGCTCGCCGGGATCGCGCCCACCGTGTTCACCGGGCCCGGAGGCGCGGCGTGGAAGGACACGCTGCGCACCGTCGGGGCCGCCACCGGCCGCGCACGCGCGGCCGACGAGGTGATCGAGGAGTTCGACCGCGCCGCCGACCGGACCGGGCAGGACAACGACGCGACCCACTTCCAGGCATCGGTGGTGCAGTTCACCGACACCACGATGCGGGTGTTCGGCCCCGACAGCTTCCCCGGCAGCGTGCTCGCCGACGTCGGGGTCGGCCGCCCGGCCGCGCAGCGGTTCACCGACAAGCCCTTCGTCGAGGTGGGCATCTCCGACGAGGACCTCGGCGATTCACCGGACTTCTCGATCGCCGACGGCGACCTCCTCTATGTGTCGTTCGCCACGGCCGAGGCACGTGAACGCGCCCCCGAAGTGCTGGGCAGCGACGCGTGGCGGCGGCTGTCGGCCAACCGCGACGGCAGGGTGTTCGCGGTGAACAACGAGGTGTGGCAGACCGGCGGTAATGTCGTCGCCGCACGCGGGATCCTCGCCGATCTACGGTGGGTCAACGCCCCCATCAACTGA
- a CDS encoding ABC transporter ATP-binding protein, which produces MPVDDSPDAVAAPAPEADPDLLIDFTDVTLRRNGRLLVGPVTWSVELDERWVVIGPNGAGKTSLLRMAAAMEHPSSGTAYVLGERLGRVDMSELRARVGLSSAALSQRVPDDETVRDLVVSAGYAVLGRWRENYDDIDYVQAVDMLESVGAEHLAERTFGTLSEGERKRVLIARALMTDPELLLLDEPAAGLDLGGREELVARMSDLAADPDAPALVLVTHHVEEIPPGFSHCLILSEGHVVDAGLLTDVLTAENLSKAFGQSIALDYIDGRYFARRTRSRAAHRRRA; this is translated from the coding sequence GTGCCAGTCGACGACAGCCCCGATGCGGTGGCCGCTCCGGCGCCGGAAGCAGATCCCGACCTGCTGATCGACTTCACCGACGTCACGTTGCGTCGCAACGGCCGGCTGCTGGTGGGTCCGGTGACCTGGTCGGTGGAACTCGACGAGCGCTGGGTGGTCATCGGCCCGAACGGTGCGGGCAAGACCTCGCTGCTGCGGATGGCGGCCGCGATGGAGCATCCGTCCTCTGGCACCGCCTACGTGCTGGGGGAGCGGCTGGGCCGGGTCGACATGTCCGAACTGCGCGCCCGCGTCGGGCTCAGCAGCGCGGCGCTGTCGCAACGGGTGCCCGACGACGAGACCGTGCGCGATCTGGTGGTCTCGGCCGGCTACGCCGTACTGGGCCGGTGGCGGGAGAACTACGACGACATCGACTACGTCCAGGCCGTCGACATGCTGGAGAGCGTCGGGGCCGAACACCTCGCCGAGCGGACGTTCGGCACGCTGTCCGAAGGCGAGCGCAAACGGGTGCTGATCGCGCGGGCGTTGATGACGGACCCGGAACTGCTGCTGCTCGACGAGCCTGCGGCCGGGCTCGACCTGGGTGGCCGCGAGGAACTGGTGGCCCGGATGAGCGATCTGGCCGCCGATCCGGACGCCCCGGCACTGGTGCTGGTCACCCATCACGTCGAGGAGATCCCGCCCGGGTTCTCCCACTGCCTGATCCTGTCCGAGGGACACGTGGTCGACGCCGGGCTGCTCACCGACGTGCTGACCGCCGAGAACCTGTCGAAGGCGTTCGGGCAGTCCATCGCGCTGGACTACATCGACGGACGCTACTTCGCGCGCCGCACCCGCAGCCGCGCCGCACACAGGAGGCGTGCATGA
- a CDS encoding methyltransferase domain-containing protein, with product MTSSDVTDPAPQPRATQEQVEAAMHDTKLAQVLYHDWEAETYDDKWSISYDQRCVDYARGRFDAAVPDEVQRELPYDRALELGCGTGFFLLNLIQAGVARRGSVTDLSPGMVKVATRNGQSLGLDIDGRVADAEGIPYEDNTFDLVVGHAVLHHIPDVELSLREVVRVLKPGGRFVFAGEPTTVGNRYARELSTLTWRVATNVTKLPALAGWRRPQAELDESSRAAALEAVVDLHTFDPADLERMAANAGAVEVRTGSEEFTAAMLGWPVRTFEAAVPPGRLGWGWAKFAFGSWTTLSWVDAHLWRHVVPKGWFYNVMVTGVKPS from the coding sequence ATGACAAGTTCCGATGTCACCGATCCCGCGCCGCAGCCCCGCGCGACCCAGGAGCAGGTCGAAGCTGCGATGCACGACACCAAGCTGGCCCAGGTGCTCTATCACGACTGGGAGGCCGAGACCTATGACGACAAGTGGTCGATCTCCTATGACCAGCGCTGCGTCGACTACGCCCGCGGCCGGTTCGACGCCGCGGTGCCCGACGAGGTGCAGCGGGAACTGCCCTACGACCGGGCCCTGGAACTGGGCTGCGGCACCGGGTTCTTCCTGCTCAACCTGATCCAGGCCGGGGTGGCGCGGCGCGGCTCGGTGACCGACCTGTCGCCCGGGATGGTCAAGGTCGCCACCCGCAACGGTCAGTCGCTGGGACTGGACATCGACGGCCGCGTCGCCGACGCCGAGGGCATCCCGTACGAGGACAACACGTTCGACCTCGTGGTCGGCCATGCGGTGCTGCACCACATCCCCGACGTGGAGCTGTCCCTGCGCGAGGTGGTCCGGGTGCTCAAGCCGGGCGGGCGGTTCGTGTTCGCCGGCGAGCCGACCACCGTCGGCAACCGGTACGCCCGCGAGTTGTCGACGTTGACGTGGCGGGTCGCCACCAACGTGACCAAGCTGCCCGCTCTGGCCGGCTGGCGCAGGCCACAGGCCGAGCTCGACGAGTCGTCGCGGGCGGCGGCGCTGGAGGCCGTCGTCGACCTGCACACCTTCGACCCCGCCGATCTGGAGCGGATGGCCGCCAACGCCGGCGCCGTCGAAGTCCGCACCGGCAGTGAGGAATTCACCGCCGCCATGCTGGGCTGGCCGGTCCGCACCTTCGAAGCGGCGGTGCCCCCGGGCCGGTTGGGCTGGGGCTGGGCGAAATTCGCGTTCGGTAGCTGGACGACGCTGTCGTGGGTCGACGCCCACCTGTGGCGCCACGTGGTACCGAAGGGCTGGTTCTACAACGTCATGGTGACCGGGGTCAAACCGTCGTAG
- a CDS encoding NAD(P)-dependent alcohol dehydrogenase, whose product MTTVTAYAATSADAPLTRTTITRREVGPHDVAFDIHFAGICHSDIHTVRGEWGRANYPVVPGHEIAGIVTEIGSQVTNFKIGDRVGVGCFVDSCRECDQCRDGDEQYCTGSGMVGTYNAVGRDGQPTQGGYSGAIVVDENYVLRIPDSIALDKAAPLLCAGITTYSPLRHWNAGPGKKVAVIGLGGLGHLAVKIAAAMGAEVTVLSQSLKKMEDGLRLGATAYHATSDRDTFKQLRGTFDLIINTVSANLNLADYLALLKVDGTLVELGMPEHPMSVPATSLVGGRRSIAGSMIGGIAETQQMLDFCAEHDVTPEIEIIEADYINEAYERVVASDVRYRFVIDTAGLR is encoded by the coding sequence ATGACCACCGTTACCGCGTATGCCGCGACCTCCGCCGACGCCCCGCTGACCCGGACCACCATCACCCGGCGCGAGGTCGGGCCGCATGACGTCGCGTTCGACATCCACTTCGCCGGTATCTGCCACTCCGACATCCACACCGTCCGCGGCGAGTGGGGGCGGGCCAATTACCCGGTGGTGCCCGGTCATGAGATCGCCGGCATCGTCACCGAGATCGGTTCGCAGGTAACCAATTTCAAGATCGGCGACCGGGTCGGCGTGGGCTGTTTCGTCGATTCCTGCCGCGAGTGTGACCAATGTCGCGACGGTGACGAGCAGTACTGCACCGGCAGTGGGATGGTCGGCACCTACAACGCCGTCGGCCGTGACGGTCAGCCGACGCAGGGGGGCTACAGCGGTGCGATCGTCGTCGACGAGAACTATGTGCTGCGCATCCCCGACTCCATCGCGCTGGACAAGGCCGCTCCCCTGCTGTGTGCGGGGATCACCACCTATTCACCTCTGCGCCACTGGAACGCCGGTCCCGGCAAGAAGGTCGCGGTGATCGGCCTCGGTGGTCTCGGTCACCTCGCGGTCAAGATCGCGGCGGCGATGGGCGCCGAGGTGACAGTCCTCAGCCAGTCGCTGAAGAAGATGGAGGACGGTCTGCGCCTGGGCGCCACGGCGTACCACGCCACCAGCGACCGCGACACCTTCAAGCAGCTGCGCGGCACGTTCGACCTGATCATCAACACCGTGTCGGCGAACCTGAATCTCGCGGACTACCTCGCGCTGCTCAAGGTCGACGGCACGCTGGTCGAACTCGGCATGCCCGAGCATCCGATGTCGGTGCCGGCCACGTCGTTGGTCGGCGGGCGGCGCAGCATCGCGGGCTCGATGATCGGTGGCATCGCCGAGACCCAGCAGATGCTGGACTTCTGCGCCGAGCACGACGTGACCCCCGAGATCGAGATCATCGAAGCGGACTACATCAACGAGGCCTACGAGCGCGTGGTGGCCAGCGATGTCCGGTACCGGTTCGTCATCGACACCGCCGGCCTGCGCTAA